tgttgtgatgcctcgagtaaggaggagaaatgcgtaccatcacgtttccgactttgataaaggtcggattgtagcctatcgcgactgcggtttatcgtgtcgcgacattcctgctcgcgttggtcgagatccaatgactgttggcagaatatggaatcggtgggttcaggagggtaatacggaacgccgtgctggatcccaatggcctctagcagtcgagatgacaggcatcttatccacatggctgtaacggatcgtttagccacgtctcgatccctgagtcaacagatggggacgtttgcaagacaacaaccatctgcacgaacagttcgacgacgtttgcaccagcatggactatcagctcggagaccatggctgcggttacccttgacgctgcatcacagacaggagcgtctgcgattgtgtactcaacgacgaacctgggtgcacgaatggcaaaacgtcagttttttcaGATgcgtccaggttccgtttacagcatcatgatggtcgcatccgtgtttgacgacatcgcggtgaacccacattggaagcgtgtattcgtcatcgccatactggcgtatcatccggcgtgttggtatggggtgccattggttagacgtcttggtcacctcttgttcccattgacagcaatttgagcagtcgacgttacatttcagatgtgttacgaccctggctctacccttcattcggttcccgcgaaaccctacatttcagcaggataatgaacgaccgcatgtttcaggtcttgtacgggcatttctggatacagaaaatgttcgactgctgccctggccagcacattctccaaatttctcagcaattgaaaacgtctgggcaatggtggccgagcatctggctcatcaaaatacgccagtcactactcttgatgaagtgtggtttcgtgttgaagctgtgtacctgtacacgccatccaagctctgtttgactcaatgcccaggcatatcaaggccgttattacggccagaggtcgttgttctgggtactgatttctcaggatctatgcacccaaattgcttgaaaatgcaatcacatgttagttctagtataatacactcctggaaattgaaaaaagaacacattgacaccggtgtgtcagacccaccatacttgctccggacactgcgagagggctgtacaagcaatgatcacacgcacggcacagcggacacaccaggaaccacggtgttggccgtcgaatggcgctatctgcgcagcatttgtgcaccgccgccgtcagtgtcagccagtttgccgtggcatacggagctccatcgcaatctttaacactggtagcatgccgcgacagcgtggacgtgaaccgtatgtgcagttgacgaactttgagcgagggcgtatagtgggcatgcgggaggccgggtggacgtaccgccgaattgctcaacacgtggggcgtgaggtctccacagtacatcgatgttgtcgccagtggtcggcggaaggtgcacgtgcccatcgacctcggaccggaccgcagcgacgcacggatgcacgccaagaccgtaggatcctacgcagtgccgtaggggaccgcaccgccacttcccagaaaattagggacactgttactcctggggtatcggcgaggaccattcgcaaccgtctccatgaagctgggctacggtcccgcacaccgttaggccgtcttccgctcacgccccaacatcgtgcagcccgcctccagtggtgtcgcgacaggcgtgaatggagggacgaatggagacgtgtcgtcttcagcgatgagagtcgcttctgccttggtgccaatgatggtcgtatgcgtgtttggcgccgtgcaggtgagcgtcacaatcaggactgcatacgaccgaggcgcacagggccaacacccggcatcatggtgtggggagcgatctcctacactggccgtacacctctggtgatcgtcgaggggacactgaatagtgcacggtacatccaaaccgtcatcgaacccatcgttctaccattcctagaccggcaagggaacttgctgttccaacaggacaatgcacgtcggcatgtatcccgtgccacccaacgtgctctagaaggtgtaagtcaactaccctggccagcaagatctccggatttgtcccccattgagcatgtttgggactggatgaagcgtcgtctcacgcggtctgcatgtccagcacgaacgctggtccaactgaggcaccaggtggaaatggcatggcatgccgttccacaggactacatctaccatctctacgatcgtctccatgggagaatagcagtctgcattgctgcgaaaggtggatatacactgtactagtgccgacattgtgcatgctctgttgcctgtgtctatgtgcctgtggttctgtcagtgtgatcatgtgatgtatctgaccccaggaacgtgtcaataaagtttccccttcctgggacaatgaattcacagtgttcttatttcagtttccaggagtgtatatttgtctaaCGAAATCCCATTTATGatatgcatttcttctcggtgcagtcattttaatgggcagtagcgtaTCTCTGGAAGTAACAGGAATGATCACGAGCCCTTCGCGTGACAGACGGGCATGACTAGAAAACTAAAGAGACGGACACTGTGGCAGTGTAACGCGatgaataaaataaagaaacagcgTGATTTCTGTGTATAAAGCATTTTATTAGCGGGAGAGAACAGTACAGAGGCAGCTAATAAATGAGTGACGCTGAAGCAGGACATAGGGGGTAGTTTGTTCAGAATGGTAGTGAGCGATGTAAATACTCGTCGGTGACGTGCAGAGTGCGGAAGGCATAGAGGGACAAATAAATAGGGAGCGAAGTTGAGAGGAGGCAGCTGTGGCGTCGACCGGCGGCGCCTAGTAGGAGTAGTTGTACCCGAGGCCGTCGAAGGTGAAGTGCGAGGAGGAGGAGCcaccgtcgccgccaccgccgtcgGCCTTGCCGGGGGAAGAGCCGGCGTTCTGCGCGTGCGCCGAGGCGGGCACGTGGTACAGCAGCGGCGTCGCCGCGTGGAAGGCGACTGGCGCCGCGGGGTGCAGCGCGAGCGGCGCGCCCGGGTGGAAGGCGACGCCCTCCTTGGTGAGCGCGGGGTAGGCGGGGTGGTAGGCGGCCACGGGGTAGGCGACGGCGCCGCCCGCAGggtgcacggccaccgcggccgcgggCGCCGCGTACGCCAGCGGCGCCGCCGGGTGGTACGCGATGGCGGCCGGCGGGCCCGCGGGCTGGTACGTCACCGGGCCCGCCGTGTAGTACGTCAGCGTCTGCCCCggcgcgccgccgcccccgctgccgccgcccccgctgccgccgcccccgccttgctgctgctgctgctgttggccgCCTCCCGCAGCACCGGAGCCGTCGGCACCGCCGGCGCCGcttccgccgcctccgccgccaccgccgccagacgaggcacccccgccgcccccggcggCCAGTgcgcgctgctgctgcagctgagactgctgctgctgttgctgcaggcTGGCCGCCGTGAGTGCGACGGCGGCGCTGGGGTAGAACCCGGCGCTGGCGACCGCCACGGCGCACGCCAGGACCGCGATCTGCAACAGTGCGCCCCGCGTCAGCAAGTGGTCGCACCACCGTCTGACTGCACGCTAGTGCTGATCGCAGGAGCGGATGATGGGTGGATGGGaagggttgtatgggcgcacgacggcaaggtcttcagctccCGCTCAGTAACAGACTGAGACGGGCGTCAAGAAAAAACTCAAAACAGTAAGATTAAACAGAACGTAAAATACAGGTAACAAGGTTGGAAAAATGTGTgcctactgtggtgtgcgtactgtaagaccttcggttcacacaccatcagattatttgacttgtcgctctggcgaagtatgcgagtgtcagcaatacgtctcgtggtcttatcgtggcgtgtttatcttctgccgttaggtcagacgatagaaatgccacttgcacgcttagagtagcagattgacggttacCAACTTTAGGCAGAACTTGAttaagtttcacacacatttattaaaataataacaatcataaaccttgcgtaacttgattctggatgctatttgcaattgacaatctgaagttcgtttgttactggtacgttaatcttattctcacgtatctctgatacttgacaaagtgtctatacatttctcttcatggctatgtacaggaatatgataatattattagtgcagactgaaacttggctatagaactggtacagactaatgcagactaatgcagactgagtaatcgcaCGTCGGTACACTCGTTATAACACCTCGCGCGTTCGCCGGCTGTAGTGTccgtgcagttctgggcgctacagtctggagccgagcgaccactacggtcgcaggttcaaatcctgcctcgggcatggatgtgtgtgatgtccttaggttagttaggtttaattagttctaagttctaggcgactgatgacctcagaagttaagtcgcatagtgctcagagccatttgaaccatttgaacctcgcgcattcaggtataactgtgtgagtgtgatccgcgaggataaaaggttctacgttagcagcaattgcATTAGCTGCCTgatatattaatatgcggatcggccgAAGcataatttggtccgtctcttaggcagcgccatctcgtagtgcagagacagacgagcgctgcgcctgcgctgttgtgcttaacggggcgcgctctattgggaaagttgtgtttgcgctgactacgcagaactatgtacacaacacctaccCACACCGAAACTTAGGACGAAGCACACAGTCAGAAGTAAAACacagacaacacaggaagaaactggtagagggctaaaacaatatagcagattgaAGTGGCCGGCTGCACGCAAGGAAAAGAGGAAGAAGCCACCCACTTTGCAatgcactaaaacctccagcctataaGTTTAGGCcaaagtccagacacatcacaaaactttaaaaccccagacacacacgtctcatcattagctaaaacacggGGCAGATCCCCATCatcttgtgcttctgcccttgcgtcacggtacaaaatgcagtctgttaaaatgtggcggacagagatgtgcacaaaaCGCGGGATCCTCCCGCCGTACTAGAAACCTATGTCCGAGAGAACAGTGCCCAATCAGCCTGAGCAagcggcaggaggaacgccatatccgagttgttgacttcatcaGCCGCAATttgttggccgtcaccgccagccattcttcctcccacaactccatgcactaccTGTGGAGTGCAGAGGTTTCGCCTGTTTCACTCCACGTCTGAGGTTGCGAAAGAGGATTTTTTTAACTTTAACAGGCTTCTTCTCTCATACGCTATAtgttcaaaagtatcaggacacttaTTAGTGGCCGTTAAATAGCCTAACTCCTTTGCACCCTTCAAGTTTGACTTCTTGTGCTCTGCTAGGGGCACTTCCATTGAGATGGAGAAATGGCACCCCACTAATCGTCAAGAGCTGAAAGCAGAGAAAATGGTAAAGTTGGTCATAAGTGTTtatagcgaagtcgacgttctgactcaccCCAAAGGTGTTGCATTAGCTTCAGGTCGAGACTCTGGGCGGACCAGACCATTTCATAAATGTTACGGTGGACAGCAGTTGATGCTTTACAACATGATGCTGACGTAAATAATTATCGTATCCGTACCGTTCCTCTACTGCAGGTAGCACTCAAAGCTGTAAAACGTcttcatatcctcctgcatttagcgttttccttAGTGCAATGGACCACATCATAACCACGAAAAAGctcccacaccacaacaccacctcctccacacttcactgatggcattacacgtgatggcaatcactccaaatcactcatttcctgtGCCGTCGCCCTTCTGGCTACAGAAACCTATCGCTTTTAAcgagctgctcgatcattgtacctCAATTTCTCTAAGTCATTGAGCTAGCTGGAGTAGCATAAACGATTCTGTGGTATCGacggctacgatgccacggcgtaggtgcaagttcatagGTTGGCACTACACAATGACACCgacaacagcgccctctagcaggcacTGTTCAGCCCTACGAGAGCCGCTCTAGATTCTGCCCATTCGATCAAGAACAGACGGCCGGCACACTTCGCTTCATATAGAGACTTtgcactacttacgacgggtctaaggcttcgcacctacgtgcttctcagtgcaaagttaggtattcgcgttattatgtattcagttaatattgtgatatagtaaaaccatttctaagagcagtaccgagagattttcatcttttcctgatcctactcacttcctacattcggcccagCCTTCAGTTTATAGGAGCAGACCCACCCGCCGCCTTCCAGGCAGGATACGAAAGATTCCTTCCGTTGGTTTCAGCCAGCAGCTGCCGAACGCTCGAAGGTCTCTATTCGTCACTACATGAGATCTGTCTGGTCTTGGGTTAGTTATGGTTGTTCCttctcatttccacttcacaatcgcatcaacaacagtcgacttgggcagccttagaaggattgaaatgtccacgacggatttgtttctcaggtgacatccaatgactagtccacattcgaagtcactgacccAGTCCACTGTTATTGTACCTTTACTAAGAACGCAGCACCTCCCGTCTCCTTTTATGCTAGCGGCTCTCGCTTTCGCGACATATAGTCGTCAGTTACAAAGAGGTGTCTGGGTACTATTTTATTAGACAGTACATGTTTTCATCCAACTGCACCTTAAGATTGTTATAGTATTGGACACTGTTGGTTTGCTCTTTTCATAATAATCAGTAAGAAAAGCCCTTTTGTACCCCTCAAAAGAGTCATAGTTATGTTTGAGCACGTTAAATCGACTCCGACTTATTCGGTGGAGGGCTATTAGTGTTCGCCCTTTGTTTGGGTGTCGTTCATTTCCGCCTGAAGCAGTGAACCCTAGCGTCGTGCACAGCAAAAATAATCCACATGGAAAAAATCAGCTGCATTTTTTTCTAAAACTAACTAAGCATTCGATGATACCTGTTTGCATTTTCGTTTGGTCAACATTCGACAAATGCGGCACCCATTTTACACAAAGCTCTGTAATTGCTATTTACTCAAGTAAAATTTTCTGTAGGTTTTCTCGTCGAATGGATCTTTCGTTCACTGTGTACTTTCTCGAATTTACACCTGTCAGTTCAGTTTCGGGCATGTTCTTGCGTTAACCTTCATGTTTacttaggggacgtttcaatggagtCACACATTTCTTAGCTGTTTGAAGCCAAACAGCTTGCAAACCTTCATCAAATCAAGCTGAATTTCTGTTGATTACAAACCTTTCCAGTCTGTATTAAAGTGGACAAATATTACACTTTATCTGTTTGAACGAAACAGTATAAACAAAACTGCAGATCAAGTTGACTCTAGCCATAGGTTAATGCGCACCTGTAATctttacaataaaaacaaaatttgtgtcAGTACTATGACTACGCTAAAGCGGTAAGTATTCTTCCTGCCTTCACAGATACCCGTAATCTGGAAGCACTAACACAAGCACCATGCTTTCACTTTGTCgatctctgtatctacatctacactccgaatGCCACCGcacagtgcttggcggagggtatttCACACTCATATTACTGATGCCCTGTCGAATTCCATTCCCGTATCGAGCGAGGGAAACATTGCAGCAGGTATGCGTCCTAATTTCTCCGGTCTTGTTATCATTATCCCTTGTTGAGATATACAATTGTCGCAACAATGTGGTAGCAGTGTGTTGttcgaatacaggttctctaaatttacccaaaagTGTTTTTCGAGATTTCGCGATATTTCCTACAAGAATTCCCGTGTAAGTTCCCCGAGAACTTCTTTCACAACTTCATAACAGTCATACCGTTCTGTTACGACCACAGCAACCCTAAACGCTGAAACAAACTCTAGAATTGGTCACAATAGTGCGTTGTGAGCAACTTCATTTACACATGCATTGCACTTTCGCAGGACTCTCACAAGAAATCTAAGTCGTACATTCGCTTCCATAATAGTGATGTTGCATAATATTCCGTTTTAATATCACTTCTTAGCATTATACCCAAATACTTATAAGATGTGACGTGCTCAAAATATGCACCAGTAATCTCGTGATCGTATACTATGTGATTCTTTTGTTATAGAAACTATCTTGCGTTTATCCACATGTAAAtacagctgacattcatcacaagaACTGGGattttttctgcatttcctgacGATCGTCCAACGAGGATACTTTCCTATAGAAAACAACACCGTCAGTGAGTGCTGCTGATCCTATCCTATACCTAAATATTAAGAAGCGGTCCTATTACGctttcctggggcacacccatTTCTGCCAAACAATGCGTCCCCGTTTAACGTAACAGGTTCTAGTAATCAAAAATTCATCGGTATAATAACACATCTACGAAGATACTCCGTATAGTGGAATATTGGTCAGTAGTCGACAATACGGTGCTGTTACCATTCAGAAATCTAGGAAGACGAGAACTATCTGTTTACTTGTACCTGTTACTGTTGTCCAAAGTTAACTGCATAACTTTGTAGCTATACGAGAAGAAAGATCTTCAAGGGTACATAGACCGCGCTGTCTACAGTGTTTCCCACATCTGTTGCGGCAGGTGTGACGTAGCAGTCACGTGGCGAATATGGCGACTGACGAGGTTCCAAAGACGTTCGAGTGGTTCAAGATTCTGGAACCAGGAAAATACTTCGAGGTTCTGATGGTGTTGCTTCAGACATTTTCAAGCTCTTCTAGTCGTCTTGGTGCATTATACCGCTGAAATGCTTTACCTAAAGTCTTAGAAACTACAACGATAACCATTAAAATTGAAACAGCAGGAAGGATTGCAAGCTACGTAAGTTTATATATAGGGCGTATACA
The Schistocerca gregaria isolate iqSchGreg1 chromosome 1, iqSchGreg1.2, whole genome shotgun sequence genome window above contains:
- the LOC126335194 gene encoding uncharacterized protein LOC126335194; translated protein: MSVLQIAVLACAVAVASAGFYPSAAVALTAASLQQQQQQSQLQQQRALAAGGGGGASSGGGGGGGGGSGAGGADGSGAAGGGQQQQQQQGGGGGSGGGGSGGGGAPGQTLTYYTAGPVTYQPAGPPAAIAYHPAAPLAYAAPAAAVAVHPAGGAVAYPVAAYHPAYPALTKEGVAFHPGAPLALHPAAPVAFHAATPLLYHVPASAHAQNAGSSPGKADGGGGDGGSSSSHFTFDGLGYNYSY